In Gossypium arboreum isolate Shixiya-1 chromosome 3, ASM2569848v2, whole genome shotgun sequence, the sequence TCAACTTAGATTTTTTGATAGTTGGTACACGTTAGTACATATAAAAAATAACTGACATAACCGGAATTTATATCAAAATAGAAACTAAACTTTATTATTCTGATGTATCGTTTGATTGAAGGGTATTGATACAGAATTGACTTCCTTGAACAAATTGATGATAATTAGGGGCTTTAAGTTTTAACATTATTTCCATTTCTAAATACCAAATTCTTCCATTAGAGCAAATAACTTTACAAAAAGTGCCCATTACAACTATTTTAAAACATCACAATATAACTAACATTTAAAAGCTTTAATAATCCTTGAAATACTCAAAAACCTAACAATACTTCATAATAGACTGCAGGGATTAAGGCTCAACGGTTATTGCCAGGACATTCCCGGGCAAAGTGACCGGCGACACCACAGTTGTAACAAGCCAACCCACCGTATCCAACTCCGCCACCCCCATATCTTCCACCACCACCGCCGCTGCCACCTTGCCCACAGTCCCTTGCCAAATGTCCAACCTCTCCACACTTAAAACACCCTCCTCCACCATACCCACCTTCCCTCCCTCCGCCTCTGTACCCACCACCACCGCCAGCGCCAGCGCCACCGCGTCCGGATCTCGAGCTGCCACGAACAGGTTCGCCGTTGGGTCCAGTAACATCAACAGCCTTGGAACGACCTTCGGAAGACTCAATGACGAACTCGACCTCTTCACCATCTGCAAGGCTACGGAACCCATCGGAACGGATCGATGACTGGTGAACGAAAACGTCCTCGCCGCCGTCCGTCGGAGTGATGAACCCAAAACCCTTTTGGTCGTTGAACCACTTCACCGTTCCTGCCAACCTACTCTCTGCCATTTTTTTACCCTAAAAAAACGTAAAGTGACTGAGGCGATGAACAAGGCGGATGTGGGGAGTTTTTTATATCGAATAAACAGTGTAAATAGTAAAATGCAAATGGTGTGACCGTGTGTGTCAGATTATAGGATTAAAATCGACGGCTATAGATGACGGGATCGGACGGTTAGGGATTTGGATAAGGTGGAAAAAGAATGGATATGGACCGTTTGATTTTGTGTACGAGAAGGGTGTTTTGGGaacaatataaaatgtaaaaaaaaaaaactaattatatTTAGGGATGACAAAACTCGATTCAACTccaataaaattaaagaaatttttgaatttggagttaattgagttatttgagtcaactcgaataagtaattTGATTTTTTAAGTACGAGTTAAAATTCAACTAACTTAAACAAAAAATTGACGTAACTACCCATTTATTTCCTATCAAGTTCTAAAATGAGAAACTTAGCATCTCt encodes:
- the LOC108475541 gene encoding glycine-rich protein 2; translated protein: MAESRLAGTVKWFNDQKGFGFITPTDGGEDVFVHQSSIRSDGFRSLADGEEVEFVIESSEGRSKAVDVTGPNGEPVRGSSRSGRGGAGAGGGGGYRGGGREGGYGGGGCFKCGEVGHLARDCGQGGSGGGGGRYGGGGVGYGGLACYNCGVAGHFARECPGNNR